A single genomic interval of Streptomyces graminofaciens harbors:
- the zwf gene encoding glucose-6-phosphate dehydrogenase, with protein sequence MSSSNPLRDAADRRLPRIAGPSGLVIFGVTGDLSRKKLMPAVYDLANRGLLPPGFSLVGFARREWAHEDFAQEVHDAVKEHARTPFREEVWQQLVQGMRFVQGTFDDDEAFKRLRDTIEELDKAQGTGGNFAFYLSVPPSAFPVVIQQLKKHGLADQSSGSWRRAVIEKPFGHNLESAEDLNKVVHEVFAPDQVFRIDHYLGKETVQNILALRFANTMFEPIWNRSFVDHVQITMAEDIGIGGRAGYYDGIGAARDVIQNHLLQLMALTAMEEPASFDADALAAEKTKVLGAVRLPKDLGRDTVRGQYAAGWQGGEKVIGYLEEDGIDRQSKTDTYAAIKVEVDNRRWAGVPFYLRTGKRLGRRVTEIAVVFQRAPHSPFDQTATEELGQNAIVIRVQPDEGVTVRFGSKVPGTSMEIRDVSMDFAYGESFTESSPEAYERLILDVLLGDSNLFPRTEEVELSWKILDPIEEYWDKHGTPAQYGAGTWGPVEADEMLAREGRSWRRP encoded by the coding sequence TTGTCGAGCAGCAATCCGCTGCGTGACGCCGCGGACCGACGGCTCCCGCGTATCGCGGGGCCGTCGGGCCTGGTGATCTTCGGTGTCACAGGCGATCTGTCACGCAAAAAGCTGATGCCTGCCGTGTACGACCTCGCCAACCGCGGACTGCTGCCGCCGGGCTTCTCGCTCGTCGGCTTCGCACGCCGGGAGTGGGCGCACGAGGACTTCGCGCAGGAGGTCCACGACGCGGTCAAGGAGCACGCCCGTACGCCGTTCCGTGAGGAGGTCTGGCAGCAGCTCGTCCAGGGGATGCGCTTCGTCCAGGGCACCTTCGACGACGACGAGGCTTTCAAGCGACTGCGCGACACCATCGAAGAGCTGGACAAGGCGCAGGGTACGGGCGGCAACTTCGCCTTCTACCTCTCCGTGCCGCCGTCCGCGTTCCCCGTCGTCATCCAGCAGCTGAAGAAGCACGGTCTGGCGGACCAGTCGAGCGGGTCCTGGCGCCGCGCGGTCATCGAGAAGCCGTTCGGCCACAACCTGGAGTCCGCGGAGGACCTCAACAAGGTCGTCCACGAGGTCTTCGCCCCGGACCAGGTCTTCCGTATCGACCACTACCTGGGCAAGGAGACCGTCCAGAACATTCTGGCGCTCCGCTTCGCCAACACGATGTTCGAGCCGATCTGGAACCGGTCCTTCGTGGACCACGTTCAGATCACGATGGCCGAGGACATCGGCATCGGCGGCCGGGCCGGTTACTACGACGGCATCGGCGCGGCCCGTGACGTCATCCAGAACCACCTCCTTCAGCTGATGGCGCTGACCGCGATGGAGGAGCCCGCCTCCTTCGACGCGGACGCGCTGGCCGCCGAGAAGACGAAGGTGCTGGGCGCCGTACGGCTGCCGAAGGACCTGGGCCGGGACACCGTGCGCGGGCAGTACGCGGCCGGCTGGCAGGGCGGCGAGAAGGTCATCGGCTACCTCGAAGAGGACGGCATCGACCGCCAGTCGAAGACCGACACGTACGCGGCGATCAAGGTGGAGGTCGACAACCGGCGCTGGGCCGGAGTGCCGTTCTATCTGCGGACGGGCAAGCGCCTCGGCCGCCGGGTGACGGAGATCGCGGTGGTCTTCCAGCGCGCTCCCCACTCCCCCTTCGACCAGACCGCCACCGAGGAACTCGGCCAGAACGCGATCGTCATCCGCGTCCAGCCGGACGAGGGCGTGACGGTCCGCTTCGGCTCCAAGGTGCCGGGCACCTCGATGGAGATCCGGGACGTGTCCATGGACTTCGCCTACGGCGAGTCCTTCACGGAGTCCAGCCCCGAGGCCTACGAACGCCTCATCCTGGACGTCCTCCTCGGCGACTCCAACCTCTTCCCACGCACCGAGGAGGTCGAGCTGTCCTGGAAGATCCTCGACCCGATCGAGGAGTACTGGGACAAGCACGGCACACCCGCCCAGTACGGGGCGGGCACCTGGGGCCCGGTCGAGGCGGACGAAATGCTCGCACGCGAGGGACGGAGCTGGCGCCGGCCATGA
- the tal gene encoding transaldolase has translation MADALKRLSEEGVAIWLDDLSRKRITSGNLAELIDQQHVVGVTTNPSIFQKAISSGDGYEQQLADLAARKVTVDEAIRMITTADVRDAADILRPVFDATGGQDGRVSIEVDPRLAHNTKATIAEAKQLAWLVDRPNTLIKIPATKAGLPAITEVIGLGISVNVTLIFSLERYREVMDAYLSGLEKARDRGLDLSKIHSVASFFVSRVDTEIDKRLDALGTDEAKAARGKAGVANARLAYQAYEEVFSTERWSSLENAGANKQRALWASTGVKDPAYKSTLYVDELVAPNTVNTMPEATLEATAESGEIRGNAVAGTYEQSRAELDAVEKLGIRYDDVVQLLEDEGVEKFEASWNDLLKSTEAELERLAPSEG, from the coding sequence ATGGCAGACGCACTCAAGCGCCTCTCCGAGGAGGGCGTAGCGATCTGGCTGGACGACCTGTCGCGCAAGCGCATCACGTCCGGCAACCTCGCCGAGCTGATCGACCAGCAGCACGTCGTGGGTGTCACCACCAACCCCTCGATCTTCCAGAAGGCGATCAGCAGCGGTGACGGCTACGAGCAGCAGCTCGCCGACCTCGCCGCCCGCAAGGTCACCGTGGACGAGGCGATCCGGATGATCACGACGGCGGACGTCCGTGACGCCGCCGACATCCTGCGCCCGGTCTTCGACGCGACCGGCGGCCAGGACGGCCGGGTCTCCATCGAGGTCGACCCGCGGCTGGCCCACAACACCAAGGCGACGATCGCCGAGGCCAAGCAGCTGGCCTGGCTGGTCGACCGTCCCAACACCCTGATCAAGATCCCGGCGACGAAGGCGGGCCTGCCCGCGATCACCGAGGTCATCGGCCTCGGCATCAGCGTCAACGTCACGCTGATCTTCTCGCTGGAGCGCTACCGCGAGGTCATGGACGCCTACCTGTCCGGTCTGGAGAAGGCGCGCGACCGCGGCCTGGACCTCTCCAAGATCCACTCGGTGGCGTCCTTCTTCGTGTCCCGCGTGGACACCGAGATCGACAAGCGGCTGGACGCGCTGGGCACCGACGAGGCCAAGGCCGCGCGCGGCAAGGCCGGCGTCGCCAACGCGCGCCTCGCCTACCAGGCGTACGAGGAGGTCTTCTCGACCGAGCGCTGGAGCTCGCTGGAGAACGCGGGCGCCAACAAGCAGCGCGCGCTGTGGGCCTCGACCGGTGTGAAGGACCCGGCGTACAAGAGCACGCTGTACGTCGACGAGCTGGTCGCGCCGAACACCGTGAACACCATGCCGGAGGCCACGCTGGAGGCCACCGCCGAGAGCGGCGAGATCAGGGGCAACGCCGTCGCCGGGACCTACGAGCAGTCGCGTGCCGAGCTGGACGCGGTGGAGAAGCTCGGGATCCGGTACGACGACGTGGTCCAGCTGCTGGAGGACGAGGGCGTCGAGAAGTTCGAGGCGTCCTGGAACGACCTGCTCAAGTCGACCGAGGCGGAGCTGGAGCGCCTCGCACCCTCGGAGGGCTGA
- the tkt gene encoding transketolase translates to MSTKPTTTDLAWTELDQRAVDTARVLAADAVQKVGNGHPGTAMSLAPAAYTLFQKVMRHDPADPDWVGRDRFVLSAGHSSLTLYVQLYLGGFGLELEDLESFRTWGSKTPGHPEYGHTKAVETTTGPLGQGVANAVGMAMAARYERGLFDPEAAVGESPFDHHIFVIAGDGCLQEGISAEASSLAGHQKLGNLVLLWDDNHISIEGDTETAVSEDVTKRYEAYGWHVQRVEPKENGDLDPVALYEAVEAAKAVTDRPSFIAMRSIIAWPAPNAQNTEAAHGSALGEDEVAATKRVLGFDPEKHFEVSEAVIGHTRALGERGREARAAWEKQLQEWRDGNAERAAEFDRISAGELPEGWESRLPVFEAGKGVATRAASGKVLQALGAVIPELWGGSADLAGSNNTTIDKTSSFLPADNPLPEANPYGRTIHFGIREHAMAAEMNGITLHGNTRVFGGTFLVFSDYMRNAVRLSALMHLPVTYVWTHDSIGLGEDGPTHQPVEHLASLRAIPGLNVVRPADANETAIAWREILRRWTKEFGKGAPHGLALTRQGVPTYEANEGAAKGGYVLFEADGGDAQVVLIATGSEVHVAVEAREALQAEGVPTRVVSMPSVEWFEEQDQGYRDSVLPPSVKARVAVEAGIGLTWHRYVGDAGRIVSLEHFGASADGKVLFREFGFTAENVAAAARESLAATQR, encoded by the coding sequence GTGAGCACCAAGCCGACCACTACAGACCTCGCGTGGACCGAGTTGGACCAGCGGGCCGTCGACACCGCCCGAGTCCTGGCCGCCGACGCCGTACAGAAGGTCGGCAACGGCCATCCGGGTACGGCGATGAGCCTCGCACCCGCCGCGTACACCCTCTTCCAGAAGGTGATGCGCCACGACCCCGCCGACCCCGACTGGGTGGGCCGTGACCGGTTCGTCCTGTCCGCGGGCCACTCCTCCCTGACCCTGTACGTCCAGCTGTACCTGGGCGGCTTCGGGCTGGAGCTGGAGGACCTGGAGTCCTTCCGCACCTGGGGCTCGAAGACCCCGGGCCACCCCGAGTACGGGCACACCAAGGCCGTCGAGACGACGACCGGGCCGCTCGGCCAGGGTGTCGCCAACGCCGTGGGCATGGCCATGGCCGCCCGCTACGAGCGCGGTCTGTTCGACCCGGAGGCCGCCGTCGGCGAGTCCCCGTTCGACCACCACATCTTCGTGATCGCCGGTGACGGCTGCCTCCAGGAGGGCATCTCCGCCGAGGCGTCCTCGCTGGCCGGTCACCAGAAGCTCGGCAACCTCGTGCTGCTGTGGGACGACAACCACATCTCGATCGAGGGCGACACGGAGACGGCCGTCTCCGAGGACGTCACCAAGCGGTACGAGGCGTACGGCTGGCATGTGCAGCGCGTCGAGCCCAAGGAGAACGGCGACCTCGACCCGGTCGCGCTGTACGAGGCGGTCGAGGCCGCGAAGGCGGTCACGGACAGGCCGTCGTTCATCGCGATGCGTTCGATCATCGCCTGGCCCGCCCCGAACGCGCAGAACACCGAGGCCGCGCACGGCTCGGCGCTCGGCGAGGACGAGGTCGCGGCCACCAAGCGGGTCCTCGGCTTCGACCCCGAGAAGCACTTCGAGGTCTCCGAGGCCGTCATCGGTCACACGCGCGCCCTCGGCGAGCGGGGCCGTGAGGCCCGGGCCGCCTGGGAGAAGCAGCTCCAGGAGTGGCGCGACGGCAACGCCGAGCGGGCCGCCGAGTTCGACCGGATCAGCGCGGGCGAGCTGCCCGAGGGCTGGGAGTCGCGGCTGCCGGTGTTCGAGGCGGGCAAGGGTGTCGCCACCCGTGCCGCGTCCGGCAAGGTGCTGCAGGCGCTGGGTGCCGTCATCCCCGAGCTGTGGGGCGGCTCCGCCGACCTCGCGGGCTCGAACAACACGACGATCGACAAGACGTCGTCGTTCCTCCCCGCGGACAACCCGCTGCCGGAGGCGAACCCGTACGGCCGCACGATCCACTTCGGTATCCGCGAGCACGCCATGGCCGCGGAGATGAACGGCATCACGCTGCACGGCAACACCCGTGTCTTCGGCGGCACGTTCCTCGTGTTCTCCGACTACATGCGCAACGCGGTCCGTCTGTCGGCCCTGATGCACCTGCCGGTGACGTACGTGTGGACGCACGACTCCATCGGTCTCGGCGAGGACGGCCCGACGCACCAGCCGGTCGAGCACCTGGCCTCGCTGCGCGCGATCCCGGGCCTGAACGTGGTCCGCCCGGCCGACGCCAACGAGACGGCGATCGCCTGGCGCGAGATCCTCAGGCGCTGGACCAAGGAGTTCGGCAAGGGCGCCCCGCACGGCCTGGCGCTGACCCGTCAGGGGGTGCCGACGTACGAGGCCAACGAGGGTGCCGCCAAGGGTGGTTACGTCCTCTTCGAGGCCGACGGCGGCGACGCCCAGGTGGTGCTGATCGCCACCGGCTCCGAGGTGCATGTGGCCGTGGAGGCGCGCGAGGCGCTCCAGGCGGAGGGCGTGCCCACGCGGGTCGTGTCCATGCCGTCGGTGGAGTGGTTCGAGGAGCAGGACCAGGGGTACCGGGACAGCGTTCTGCCGCCGTCCGTCAAGGCGCGGGTCGCGGTCGAGGCCGGTATCGGTCTGACCTGGCACCGGTACGTCGGTGACGCCGGTCGCATCGTTTCGCTGGAGCACTTCGGCGCTTCGGCCGACGGCAAGGTCCTCTTCCGCGAGTTCGGCTTCACTGCCGAGAACGTGGCCGCCGCCGCGCGGGAATCCCTCGCGGCCACCCAGCGCTGA
- a CDS encoding heme o synthase, with protein sequence MTAVESRPPGVLGASSTSNSRGQRPIGARVKAFVALTKPRIIELLLITTVPVMFLAEQGVPDLWLVIATCVGGYLSAGGANALNMYIDRDIDALMERTSQRPLVTGMVTPREGLVFGITLAVVSTLWFGVLVNWLSAWLSLGALLFYVVVYTMILKRRTSQNIVWGGIAGCMPVLIGWSAVTNSMSWAAVILFLVIFFWTPPHYWPLSMKVKDDYARVGVPMLPVVASNKVVARQIVLYSWVMVAVSLLLTPLGYTGWFYTSVALVTGGWWLWEAHALQNRAKGGVTGGKLKEMRLFHWSITYVSLLFVAVAVDPFLR encoded by the coding sequence GTGACGGCCGTCGAATCCCGTCCACCGGGAGTGCTCGGGGCGAGCAGCACGAGCAACAGCCGGGGTCAGCGGCCGATCGGGGCCCGCGTCAAGGCGTTCGTGGCGCTGACGAAGCCGCGGATCATCGAACTGCTGCTGATCACCACCGTTCCGGTGATGTTCCTGGCCGAACAGGGCGTCCCGGACCTCTGGCTGGTGATCGCCACCTGCGTCGGCGGCTACCTCTCGGCGGGCGGCGCCAACGCGCTCAACATGTACATCGACCGCGACATCGACGCCCTGATGGAGCGCACCTCGCAGCGCCCGCTGGTGACCGGGATGGTCACCCCGCGTGAGGGTCTGGTCTTCGGCATCACCCTCGCCGTCGTCTCCACCCTCTGGTTCGGCGTCCTCGTCAACTGGCTGTCGGCCTGGCTGTCGCTCGGAGCGCTCCTCTTCTACGTCGTCGTCTACACGATGATCCTCAAACGGCGTACGTCACAGAACATCGTCTGGGGCGGCATCGCCGGCTGCATGCCGGTCCTCATCGGCTGGTCCGCCGTCACGAACTCGATGTCCTGGGCCGCCGTCATCCTCTTCCTCGTCATCTTCTTCTGGACCCCGCCGCACTACTGGCCGCTGTCGATGAAGGTGAAGGACGACTACGCCCGCGTCGGCGTCCCCATGCTCCCGGTGGTCGCCTCCAACAAGGTGGTCGCCCGGCAGATCGTCCTCTACAGCTGGGTGATGGTCGCCGTCTCCCTGCTGCTGACCCCCCTCGGCTACACCGGCTGGTTCTACACCTCGGTCGCCCTGGTGACCGGCGGCTGGTGGCTCTGGGAGGCGCACGCGCTCCAGAACCGCGCGAAGGGGGGCGTGACCGGCGGGAAGCTCAAGGAAATGCGCCTGTTCCACTGGTCGATCACGTACGTGTCGCTCCTGTTCGTGGCCGTGGCGGTCGACCCCTTCCTCCGCTGA
- a CDS encoding amidohydrolase family protein yields MIETPSLVDQYCHGVLRTELGLGTFEAQLARSEGPPAAGTTFFDTQTGFAVRRWCPPLLGLEPHCTPARYLARRRELGVLESGRRLLRGSGITTYLVDTGLPGDLTGPDEMASTGNADAHEIVRLELLAEQVADTSGTVESFLANLAESVHAAAAGAVAFASVAGVRHGLALAPEPPGPGEVRGAAGRWLAHRPVGGSLTDPVLLRHLLWIAVASGRPLQLHAGLGRVAKVPPAPRRLAHSPALGFARAGGIPAAGPGESPSTSRTGASARHTGSTLPHSRLPSSGETPMTPQGPHSGWTTGLPRYALDAPTPRIDHTDPVLLTDFARATAGLGTDLVLLHGYPYHRHAAHLAAAFPHVYADLGAELVRTGARATGVLAEVLELAPFGKLLFSSGAGGLPELHVVGARLFREALARVLGTWVAEGAWSLADAQRVAGLIAAGNARRVYGLE; encoded by the coding sequence ATGATCGAAACGCCGTCCCTGGTGGACCAGTACTGCCATGGCGTTCTCCGTACGGAGCTGGGTCTCGGCACCTTCGAGGCCCAGCTCGCCCGCTCGGAGGGACCTCCGGCGGCCGGTACGACCTTCTTCGACACCCAGACCGGCTTCGCGGTACGCCGCTGGTGCCCGCCCCTGCTCGGTCTTGAACCCCACTGCACGCCCGCCCGCTATCTCGCCCGCCGCCGCGAACTGGGCGTCCTGGAGTCGGGCCGCAGACTGCTGCGGGGCAGCGGCATCACCACCTATCTCGTCGACACCGGACTGCCCGGCGACCTCACCGGACCGGACGAGATGGCCTCCACGGGGAACGCCGACGCCCACGAGATCGTCCGCCTCGAACTCCTCGCCGAACAGGTCGCCGACACCTCCGGCACCGTCGAGTCCTTCCTCGCCAACCTCGCCGAGTCGGTGCACGCGGCCGCCGCCGGCGCCGTGGCCTTCGCATCCGTGGCGGGCGTACGGCACGGTCTGGCGCTCGCGCCCGAACCGCCGGGCCCGGGGGAGGTGCGCGGCGCCGCCGGCCGCTGGCTGGCGCACCGCCCGGTCGGCGGCAGCCTCACCGACCCGGTCCTCCTACGGCATCTGCTGTGGATCGCCGTCGCCTCCGGGCGCCCCCTGCAGCTCCACGCGGGCCTGGGGCGTGTTGCGAAAGTCCCGCCTGCCCCACGACGCCTGGCACACTCCCCCGCTCTCGGCTTCGCCCGAGCGGGAGGGATCCCCGCCGCCGGACCGGGCGAAAGCCCAAGTACGTCCCGTACGGGGGCTTCCGCCCGGCACACCGGGAGCACGCTCCCCCACTCTCGGCTGCCCTCGAGCGGGGAGACCCCCATGACGCCGCAGGGCCCGCACTCCGGGTGGACGACGGGACTTCCGCGATACGCCCTGGACGCCCCCACCCCGCGCATCGACCACACCGACCCCGTCCTGCTCACCGACTTCGCCCGTGCCACCGCCGGTCTCGGCACCGACCTGGTCCTGCTGCACGGCTACCCGTACCACCGCCACGCCGCCCACCTCGCCGCAGCCTTCCCGCACGTCTACGCCGACCTGGGCGCCGAACTGGTCCGCACCGGCGCCCGGGCCACCGGCGTACTCGCCGAGGTCCTGGAACTGGCCCCCTTCGGCAAGCTCCTCTTCTCCAGCGGCGCCGGCGGTCTGCCCGAGCTGCACGTGGTCGGGGCCCGGCTGTTCCGTGAGGCGCTGGCACGGGTGCTGGGCACCTGGGTGGCGGAGGGCGCCTGGTCCCTCGCGGACGCGCAACGCGTGGCGGGACTCATCGCGGCGGGGAACGCACGGCGGGTGTACGGGCTGGAGTAG